The Prunus persica cultivar Lovell chromosome G8, Prunus_persica_NCBIv2, whole genome shotgun sequence genome includes a region encoding these proteins:
- the LOC109950782 gene encoding uncharacterized protein LOC109950782 yields MVERSQLVLQESASQLPPETPVESVAPPQDAGFQILTETLDQTLGRRPGTYCRGMGNARQREPRPRSSAQSNSQVTALTAQVATLQSQMSVILQSLARSGIPVPHFDAPTSEPVHPGHPHQTTAPGGQG; encoded by the exons atggtggagaggagccagttggttcttcaggagtccgcctCCCAGCTTCCTCCCGAGACTCCGGTCGAGTCTGTGGctcctccacaggatgctggatttcagatcttgacggagacgttggatcagactctcgggaggaggccggggacatattgtcgagggatggggaatgcccgGCAGAGGGAACCTCGACCTCGTTCATCGgcgcagtcaaacagtcaggtcactgctttgacagcacaggtggccaCTCTTCAGAGCCAGATGTCGGTCATTCTGCAGTCCCTCGCACGGTCCGGCATTCCAGTGCCGCATTTTGATGCGCCGACCTCCGAGCCCGTCCATCCCGGGCATCCCCACCAGACCACTGCCCCG GGTGGCCAAGGATGA